The genomic region CCCGGTAATTTTGGCCCCTACCCACCGCGCCCGCTGGGACTCAATTTTGCTGCCCTACGCCACGGGCCGAGCCGTTACGGGCCGCGACCTGCGCTTCATGGTTACGGCTGACGAGGTGAAGGGCCTTCAGGGATGGTTTATTCGTCGTCTGGGTGGCTTTGCGGTCAATGTTCGGCGGCCCACGGTGGCCAGCCTGCGCCACGGCATTGAACTGCTGCTGGCGGGCGAAATGCTGGTGATTTACCCGGAGGGGGGCATTCGTCGAGACGATAAAATTCATGGCCTCAAGCCCGGCCTGGCAAGATTGGCGGTGCAGGCGGAGGCCGCTAAAACTGGCCTGGGAGTGCAGGTGCTGCCGGTAGACATTTACTACGGGGCGGCCTACCCCGGCTGGCGCAGCCCCGCTCAAATTCACATCGGCGCGCCGCTGTCGGTGCAGACCTACCTCCAGGGTGAGGATTCTCCTGAGGCGCTCAAGGCCGGAGCGGCGCAGTTGACTAAGGATCTCAAGACCCGGTTAGAGGATATGGTCAGGGCGCGGCAGGACAGCGCGGCGCTGCACCCCTCGCTGCCGTCCTAACGGCGGCGACCGACCCGTCGATGACGGACGGAGGACAGGACAAGCTGGCTACACCGTGGTTTATTAGAGGCAATGGCCCATAAACCAGGATGCCTTATGTTTGATAGCCTTTTTACCCCCAATCCGCTGAGCGATTTGCGAACCGACCCGCTACGCCCTCTGAAGGGGGTGATTGTGGGGGCGGGGCAGGTGGGCCTGGCCTGCGCCTACGCCATGATGAT from Nodosilinea sp. PGN35 harbors:
- a CDS encoding 1-acyl-sn-glycerol-3-phosphate acyltransferase, yielding MKSSELPESSAGLVKGGAILPAQSRCSPVLTPLAYFLGRYLVVPAYFGTVTITGRHHVPTAGPVILAPTHRARWDSILLPYATGRAVTGRDLRFMVTADEVKGLQGWFIRRLGGFAVNVRRPTVASLRHGIELLLAGEMLVIYPEGGIRRDDKIHGLKPGLARLAVQAEAAKTGLGVQVLPVDIYYGAAYPGWRSPAQIHIGAPLSVQTYLQGEDSPEALKAGAAQLTKDLKTRLEDMVRARQDSAALHPSLPS